One genomic window of Ignavibacteriales bacterium includes the following:
- a CDS encoding chloride channel protein, which yields MAAILLKTLVYYIHNFLTSDFGFSFQQYLLFILPLVGILLTVGYIKIFLKDKFGKGSAHILYSIAKKSSFIEKQTMYSHIITSAITVGFGGSAGLEAPIVVTGSAIGANYGRVNLLSYKERTLLLACGAASGIAAVFNAPVAGVMFALEVLLTEVSISAFIPLIISSAVGALCSKIILQENILLHFTLQQPFNYFNVPFYIGLGLLTGFVSIYYTRIFSGIEGLFKPTEKRNIIKACVGGLVLGLLILIFPPLFGEGYESIKVLANGIPEQMFRNSLFDKFSNNEWFVLFFILVVGLVKVVAASLTISSGGNGGNFAPSLFVGGFIGFFYSKFINLTFLTRLPVSNFTIVAMAGILCGVMHAPLTGIFLIAEITGGYELMIPLMIVSSITFILVKHFEPYSLDKKELAKKGELLTTDKDKNILTLLQLSEIIEKNFTVVSSDCSIHELINIISHSKRNIFPVTDKNDHLIGIISLDDIRELMFELDNFEDVFAIELMNKAKYVVQVNESMDSVMKKFDESGNWNLPVVDKNKYVGFISKSSVFTKYREKLKRNYSDE from the coding sequence ATGGCGGCAATATTATTAAAAACTCTTGTCTATTATATACATAATTTTCTAACATCTGATTTCGGTTTTTCTTTTCAACAATATTTATTATTTATATTACCTTTAGTCGGAATACTATTAACAGTAGGATATATAAAAATCTTTTTAAAAGATAAATTCGGAAAAGGCTCCGCTCATATTCTTTATTCAATTGCTAAAAAATCCAGCTTTATAGAAAAACAAACAATGTACTCTCATATCATCACGAGTGCAATAACTGTAGGGTTTGGTGGATCTGCTGGATTGGAGGCACCGATTGTAGTCACTGGTTCGGCAATAGGCGCAAATTATGGAAGAGTAAATTTATTATCGTATAAGGAAAGAACATTACTTTTAGCGTGTGGTGCGGCTTCGGGAATAGCTGCTGTTTTTAATGCACCAGTCGCGGGTGTAATGTTTGCATTAGAAGTTTTATTAACCGAAGTATCAATCTCTGCATTTATACCATTAATTATTTCGTCTGCGGTAGGTGCTTTATGTTCCAAGATTATTCTACAGGAAAATATATTACTGCATTTTACTTTACAGCAACCTTTTAACTATTTCAATGTACCATTCTATATTGGATTAGGTTTATTAACTGGTTTTGTTTCAATTTATTATACCAGGATTTTTTCCGGAATAGAGGGATTGTTTAAGCCTACTGAAAAAAGAAATATTATAAAAGCTTGCGTTGGTGGTTTAGTGTTAGGATTACTTATACTAATATTTCCACCATTATTTGGTGAGGGTTATGAAAGTATTAAAGTACTTGCAAATGGAATCCCAGAACAGATGTTCAGAAACAGTTTGTTCGACAAATTTAGCAATAATGAATGGTTTGTTTTGTTTTTTATTTTAGTTGTTGGATTAGTAAAAGTAGTAGCCGCTTCCCTTACAATTAGCAGCGGTGGTAATGGTGGTAATTTTGCTCCATCCTTGTTTGTTGGTGGCTTTATCGGTTTTTTTTATTCCAAATTTATTAATCTCACTTTCTTAACTCGCTTACCTGTAAGTAACTTTACAATAGTAGCGATGGCTGGAATATTATGTGGAGTGATGCACGCGCCTTTAACTGGAATTTTCCTTATTGCAGAAATTACCGGAGGTTACGAATTAATGATTCCATTGATGATTGTATCCTCAATTACTTTTATTTTGGTTAAACATTTCGAGCCATATTCACTTGATAAAAAGGAACTGGCTAAGAAAGGTGAACTTCTAACAACAGACAAAGATAAAAATATCCTTACCTTGCTTCAGTTATCAGAAATTATAGAAAAGAATTTCACCGTTGTAAGCAGTGATTGTTCAATACACGAATTAATAAATATAATTTCGCATTCAAAGCGAAATATTTTTCCAGTCACTGATAAAAATGATCATCTGATTGGTATTATCTCTCTTGATGATATTAGGGAGCTTATGTTTGAATTGGATAATTTTGAAGATGTTTTTGCTATTGAATTAATGAATAAAGCGAAATACGTTGTTCAAGTTAATGAATCAATGGACTCTGTGATGAAAAAGTTTGATGAGAGTGGTAATTGGAATTTACCAGTTGTAGATAAAAATAAATATGTGGGATTTATTTCAAAATCGAGTGTCTTTACTAAATACCGGGAAAAGCTAAAACGAAATTATTCAGATGAATAA
- a CDS encoding CotH kinase family protein, whose amino-acid sequence MKNNMLYVNFKFFVLISIFFLPLNIIYTQNIDSGWKLYDDSQVAIVEITMNPDDLIYMYTNLKSDSMHIAQVHFKNAQIDETIDSVGIRLRGNTSRDAQKKSLKLSFNHFINGRQFHKVDDLNLNGEHNDPSIIRSKLVWDLCKDIGMKGSRAAHTAVYINGQYYGLYISVESIDDEFLKKNFNDDSGNLWKCLYPADLVYKGTNPNLYKKIENGRRVYDLSTNQEKDDYSKLARLIGIINTTPNNLLEDSLESVLSVTEVLKYFAMNIMVGSWDDYWFLKNNYYIYHEPAADIFHWLPYDYDNTFGIDWFNVDWTNSNPYVFGNSDNSPRPLVTKVIGNSQYRNLYTHFLDFYRNNVFKLSIWESRIDSLKSRITQYAETDTFRTKDYNFTMLDFNNSYSANSYSNKHVKRGIKEYVNNRYNTLGTYLNWQAAKPIIYSINWFPKNPRPTDTIFVVASAFSKSGLKDVTIKFSFENEGNIFDYPMTFQPVANTKKVEEADKWIGKILPLGLGKSGSFVISVSDINNLSQIYPRKSANKIQTPSSTSFGLVINEFLAKNDNTIKDQDGENDDWVELYNSTNNSISLRGKFLTNSKKNLMQWKLTDNNLVLEPGKFLLVWCDIDTTQSGLHTNFKLSVDGEFIALVDSDGTTVLDSISFGTQTADISFGRFPDGGNNWQFLKPTPSLNNVLTKADNDPMLPKEFNITAFPNPFNPSTNIQYKLPIKSNVKISIYNLLGKRIWFKEEADKLAGNYSIIWNGIENSGMPTSSGIYFCQIEAGKWIKTIKLLLMK is encoded by the coding sequence ATGAAAAATAATATGCTCTATGTTAATTTTAAATTTTTTGTTTTAATATCGATTTTCTTTTTACCGCTAAATATAATCTACACCCAAAATATTGATTCTGGCTGGAAACTTTATGATGATTCGCAAGTGGCTATTGTTGAAATTACAATGAATCCCGATGACTTAATCTACATGTACACTAACTTAAAAAGCGATTCAATGCACATTGCTCAAGTGCATTTTAAAAATGCACAAATTGATGAAACCATCGATTCAGTTGGGATAAGATTACGCGGCAATACTTCCAGGGATGCTCAAAAAAAATCTTTGAAGTTATCATTCAATCATTTTATTAATGGAAGACAGTTCCATAAAGTTGATGATTTAAATCTGAATGGCGAACATAACGATCCTTCAATTATAAGAAGCAAATTGGTGTGGGATTTATGCAAAGATATAGGGATGAAAGGAAGCCGCGCAGCCCACACAGCAGTTTACATTAACGGGCAATATTATGGTTTATATATATCGGTAGAAAGTATTGATGATGAATTTCTAAAAAAGAATTTCAATGACGATTCCGGTAATTTATGGAAATGCCTTTACCCTGCCGATTTAGTTTACAAAGGAACCAATCCTAATCTTTATAAAAAAATTGAGAATGGAAGAAGAGTCTATGATTTAAGTACTAATCAAGAAAAAGATGATTACTCAAAACTTGCCCGTTTGATCGGCATTATTAATACTACTCCAAATAATTTATTGGAAGATTCATTGGAATCTGTTTTATCTGTTACTGAAGTTCTAAAATATTTTGCTATGAACATTATGGTCGGTAGTTGGGATGATTACTGGTTCTTAAAAAATAATTATTACATATACCACGAACCGGCAGCAGATATTTTTCATTGGCTTCCTTATGATTATGATAATACATTTGGAATTGATTGGTTCAATGTTGATTGGACAAATTCAAATCCTTATGTTTTTGGAAACTCGGATAATTCCCCTCGCCCGTTGGTTACAAAAGTTATTGGAAATTCACAGTACAGAAATCTTTATACACACTTTTTAGATTTCTATAGAAATAATGTTTTCAAACTTTCTATTTGGGAATCCAGGATTGATAGTTTAAAATCAAGGATAACTCAATATGCGGAAACGGATACTTTCCGCACGAAGGATTACAATTTTACGATGCTGGACTTTAATAATTCTTATTCAGCTAATAGCTACTCAAATAAGCATGTTAAAAGAGGAATAAAAGAATATGTTAATAATCGATACAATACTTTAGGTACATACTTAAACTGGCAAGCAGCTAAGCCAATTATTTACTCCATCAATTGGTTCCCCAAAAACCCAAGACCAACTGATACAATTTTTGTAGTTGCTTCTGCATTTAGCAAATCGGGACTTAAAGATGTTACCATAAAATTTTCTTTTGAGAATGAAGGAAATATTTTTGATTATCCAATGACTTTTCAACCAGTTGCAAATACAAAAAAAGTAGAAGAAGCAGATAAATGGATTGGAAAAATACTTCCATTAGGTTTAGGTAAATCCGGTAGTTTTGTAATCTCTGTTTCAGACATTAATAATTTATCGCAAATATATCCACGGAAATCAGCAAACAAAATTCAAACTCCATCTTCCACCAGTTTTGGCTTAGTTATTAACGAATTTCTTGCAAAAAATGATAATACTATAAAAGATCAGGATGGTGAAAATGATGACTGGGTTGAACTTTATAATTCTACTAACAATTCAATTTCATTAAGAGGAAAATTTCTTACCAACTCTAAAAAGAATTTGATGCAATGGAAATTAACAGATAACAATTTAGTTTTGGAGCCCGGTAAATTTCTATTAGTTTGGTGCGATATCGATACAACTCAATCCGGACTTCATACCAATTTTAAGCTTAGTGTTGATGGGGAATTTATTGCTCTTGTTGATAGTGATGGCACAACCGTTCTGGATTCCATTTCCTTTGGTACACAAACGGCGGATATTTCTTTTGGTAGGTTTCCTGATGGTGGCAATAACTGGCAATTCTTAAAACCAACACCCAGCTTGAACAATGTGTTAACTAAAGCCGATAACGATCCAATGCTTCCTAAAGAATTTAACATAACCGCATTTCCAAATCCATTTAATCCTTCAACAAATATTCAATATAAATTGCCAATTAAATCAAATGTAAAAATTTCAATTTATAATCTATTGGGAAAAAGAATTTGGTTTAAGGAAGAAGCAGATAAACTAGCTGGTAACTATTCTATAATTTGGAATGGAATTGAGAATTCCGGAATGCCAACAAGCTCTGGAATTTATTTTTGCCAGATCGAAGCGGGTAAATGGATTAAGACTATAAAATTATTATTGATGAAATAA
- a CDS encoding aspartate/glutamate racemase family protein — MRLQITSYILTIASFGFFLCGVSLAKNNEKITNNSDSLNSKLEKLLKKENIKIIITDSGLGGLSVVSDIENKLAAFKPFKEVELIFFNSLADHQTGYNSMPNNESKVRVFNSALESMERLYHPDLILIACNTLSVVYPNTEFSQTTKIPVFGIVDIGVDLMYKNLQNDLNSSIIILGTPTTISSESHKKKLVSKNIPEDRIVTQACRNLESEIQNDPKSNAVRNMIELYSDEAKAKMINTKSKISVGLCCTHYGYSIEVFEDIMKKKFGSDVTIINPNSYMSEFIIKDKNKSRFNSIITKVEVVSQADISDQEIESLGSLLKINSLKTAEALKNYNFKKNLFEYRNLIY, encoded by the coding sequence ATGAGACTTCAAATTACATCTTATATTTTAACTATCGCATCCTTTGGCTTTTTCCTGTGCGGTGTAAGTCTTGCAAAAAACAATGAAAAGATTACGAACAATTCCGATAGCCTGAATTCTAAACTTGAAAAATTATTGAAAAAAGAAAACATAAAAATTATCATAACAGATTCTGGACTCGGAGGACTTTCAGTCGTTTCTGATATCGAAAATAAATTGGCTGCCTTTAAACCATTTAAAGAAGTTGAACTAATATTTTTCAATTCACTTGCCGACCATCAAACTGGTTATAATAGCATGCCAAACAATGAATCCAAAGTCCGAGTTTTTAATTCAGCTTTGGAAAGTATGGAAAGATTATATCACCCTGATTTGATTTTGATTGCCTGCAATACTCTTTCTGTTGTTTATCCAAATACTGAGTTTAGTCAAACCACTAAAATTCCTGTATTTGGAATTGTTGATATCGGAGTTGATCTTATGTATAAAAATCTTCAAAATGATTTGAACAGTAGTATAATTATTTTGGGAACACCGACTACAATTTCTTCCGAATCGCACAAAAAGAAATTAGTGAGTAAGAATATTCCTGAAGACAGAATCGTTACCCAAGCCTGTAGAAATTTGGAAAGTGAGATTCAAAATGATCCTAAAAGCAATGCGGTGCGCAATATGATCGAACTTTATTCTGATGAAGCCAAAGCAAAAATGATTAATACAAAATCAAAAATCTCCGTTGGATTATGCTGCACGCATTATGGTTATTCTATAGAGGTTTTTGAAGATATTATGAAAAAGAAATTTGGAAGCGATGTAACAATTATTAATCCAAATAGTTATATGAGTGAATTCATAATCAAAGATAAAAACAAATCAAGATTTAATTCAATTATAACAAAAGTTGAAGTTGTATCCCAGGCAGATATTTCCGATCAGGAAATTGAATCTCTTGGCAGCTTGCTCAAAATAAATTCCCTTAAAACTGCTGAAGCACTAAAGAATTATAATTTCAAGAAAAATTTATTTGAATATAGAAACTTGATTTACTAA